One genomic window of Gossypium hirsutum isolate 1008001.06 chromosome D11, Gossypium_hirsutum_v2.1, whole genome shotgun sequence includes the following:
- the LOC107912894 gene encoding protein trichome birefringence-like 19, whose translation MKLHAMEASSRNHFQPKFVLIIIFVTLVVLTIIPVLYPLIGYPLYVSKASSSRPLPTTAYESQQPEPLPSIKISEGEDCDIFLGEWVPNHAAPYYTNTTCWAIHEHQNCMKYGRPDTEFMKWKWKPDGCELPVLNPAQFLEIVRGKSLAFVGDSLGRNQMQSLICLLSRIEYPVDVSYTSDERFKRWKYISYNFTLAYFSSTYLVKSKERDNNGPTHTGLFNLYLDEFDEQWTTQIEGFDYVIINGGHWFYRPSVFYENHQIVGCHYCLIDNVKDLTKFYGFRKALRTAFRAINSLENFKGVTFLRTFAPPHFENGLWNDGGNCVRTKPFRSKEIALDGDNLEFYMVQIEEFKRAQKEGRKKGKKYRLMDMTHASLLRPDGHPSRYGHWPNENVTLYNDCVHWCLPGPIDNWNDFLLQMLKMEGIRSHQERLVSGGKRMRFK comes from the exons CTTTGTCACCTTAGTTGTTCTCACAATAATCCCTGTACTTTACCCTTTGATAGGGTATCCTTTATACGTCTCAAAAGCCTCATCTTCCAGGCCCTTGCCCACCACCGCATACGAGTCTCAACAACCCGAACCCCTGCCTTCGATAAAGATATCCGAAGGAGAGGACTGTGACATATTCTTGGGGGAATGGGTGCCGAACCACGCCGCGCCGTACTACACCAACACGACGTGCTGGGCCATACACGAGCACCAGAACTGCATGAAATATGGAAGGCCTGACACTGAGTTcatgaaatggaaatggaaacctGATGGGTGTGAGCTACCTGTGCTGAACCCAGCTCAGTTCCTGGAGATCGTTAGGGGCAAATCTTTGGCCTTTGTTGGTGACTCACTTGGTAGAAACCAAATGCAGTCCTTGATATGCCTCCTTTCAAGA ATCGAATATCCCGTAGATGTTTCGTATACATCGGACGAGAGATTTAAACGATGGAAATACATATCTTATAATTTCACCCTTGCTTACTTTTCATCAACATATTTGGTGAAATCAAAAGAAAGAGATAACAACGGTCCGACGCACACCGGCCTTTTCAATCTCTACCTCGATGAGTTCGATGAACAATGGACAACCCAAATCGAAGGATTCGACTACGTAATCATCAACGGCGGCCATTGGTTTTATCGTCCATCGGTTTTCTATGAAAATCATCAAATTGTTGGGTGTCACTATTGCCTAATTGATAATGTTAAGGACTTGACAAAATTCTACGGGTTCCGAAAAGCATTAAGGACTGCTTTTAGAGCTATTAATAGCTTGGAAAACTTTAAAGGTGTAACGTTTTTAAGAACTTTTGCACCGCCGCACTTTGAGAATGGATTGTGGAACGATGGCGGGAATTGCGTAAGAACGAAACCATTCCGAAGCAAAGAGATAGCATTGGATGGGGACAATTTGGAGTTTTACATGGTTCAAATAGAGGAATTCAAACGTGCTCAAAAAGAAGGGAGAAAGAAGGGAAAGAAATATCGGTTAATGGATATGACGCATGCGTCGCTATTGAGACCGGATGGTCATCCGAGCAGATATGGGCATTGGCCTAATGAAAACGTGACATTGTACAACGATTGTGTGCATTGGTGCTTGCCTGGTCCGATTGATAATTGGAATGATTTCTTGCTTCAAATGTTGAAGATGGAAGGAATAAGATCACATCAAGAGAGGCTTGTTTCAGGTGGAAAAAGAATGAGATTTAAGTAA